One Pseudomonadota bacterium DNA window includes the following coding sequences:
- the comD gene encoding sulfopyruvate decarboxylase subunit alpha, whose product MSISDALVNDLAANQIGFVTTVPCKQLGGVIEGVDKHPDIKHVPCNKEDEGIGLCAGAWMAGTRPAIIMQNTAIGVTVNTLVTLTQFYRMPLPMLISYRGELREPVSCQVEMAVHTKALLDQLLIPTYHFHNESDAEEFDAILKYCFMSKKPVAILTDANFWGGY is encoded by the coding sequence ATGTCCATCAGTGATGCGCTGGTGAACGACCTCGCGGCAAACCAGATCGGTTTTGTTACCACCGTTCCGTGCAAGCAGCTCGGCGGCGTGATCGAGGGCGTCGACAAACACCCGGATATCAAACACGTGCCCTGTAACAAGGAGGACGAGGGCATCGGCTTGTGCGCCGGCGCGTGGATGGCTGGCACTCGACCGGCGATCATCATGCAAAACACGGCGATTGGTGTGACCGTCAACACGCTCGTGACCCTGACCCAGTTCTACCGCATGCCCTTGCCGATGCTGATCAGCTACCGGGGCGAGTTGCGCGAGCCGGTGTCCTGCCAGGTCGAGATGGCTGTCCACACCAAGGCACTTTTGGACCAGCTGCTGATTCCGACCTACCACTTCCACAATGAATCGGATGCCGAGGAGTTCGACGCCATCCTCAAGTACTGCTTCATGAGCAAGAAACCTGTCGCGATTCTGACCGATGCCAACTTCTGGGGAGGCTACTGA
- a CDS encoding SDR family oxidoreductase encodes MKRAPAELFDLTGRIACVTGASSGLGQAAADALIAAGAQVVGVARRHAELSAWRESAGPRAATVCADLADLDSLSAVAQHIAAPFGAPDILVNAAGINTRQPADDVEPAKWRLSLDLNLSAPFYLSQALVPGMKQNRWGRIVNFASLQSFRAFHAGIAYGAAKGGLAQLTRAMAEAWSGDGINANAVAPGFFRTPLTAPVFEDGELAGKLAAQTCVGRNGEPADLVGPLIFLCSDASAYVTGQVLPVDGGFTAK; translated from the coding sequence GTGAAACGCGCACCCGCGGAGCTGTTCGACCTGACCGGGCGCATCGCCTGCGTCACGGGCGCGAGCTCGGGACTCGGGCAGGCGGCGGCTGATGCGCTGATTGCCGCCGGTGCACAGGTCGTCGGCGTCGCGCGCCGCCACGCCGAGCTCAGCGCCTGGCGCGAGTCCGCCGGGCCCCGCGCCGCGACGGTGTGTGCCGACCTCGCCGACCTCGACAGTCTGAGCGCGGTGGCGCAGCACATCGCCGCGCCCTTTGGCGCGCCGGACATCCTGGTCAACGCCGCGGGCATCAACACCCGACAACCGGCCGACGACGTCGAGCCAGCCAAATGGCGGCTCAGCCTCGACCTCAACCTGAGCGCCCCGTTCTACCTCAGTCAGGCACTGGTGCCCGGCATGAAGCAGAACCGCTGGGGCCGCATCGTCAACTTTGCCTCGTTGCAGAGCTTTCGGGCCTTCCACGCCGGTATCGCCTACGGCGCTGCCAAGGGCGGACTTGCCCAACTGACGCGGGCCATGGCGGAAGCCTGGTCCGGCGACGGCATCAACGCCAACGCTGTAGCGCCCGGCTTTTTCCGCACGCCGCTGACTGCACCCGTGTTCGAGGACGGCGAGCTCGCCGGCAAGTTGGCCGCGCAGACCTGCGTCGGCCGAAACGGCGAACCCGCCGACCTGGTCGGACCGCTGATCTTTCTCTGCAGTGATGCCTCTGCCTATGTGACCGGCCAAGTGCTGCCAGTCGACGGCGGCTTCACTGCCAAATGA
- a CDS encoding thiamine pyrophosphate-dependent enzyme, producing the protein MIRSELLKTLYPILEKHFVVCNIGLPSQELHQLGDRDTFFYMLGTMGLSSSIGFGLALNQPQTIIAIDGDGSVLTNLGTLATIGNNDADNYVLFIVDNGSYGSTGDQPTYAGARTSLADVARACGCENVVECQDTEGPAALQAAIDSQKKTVIVCHCESGNIKLPVIETDPAVIRHRFMAALSAANA; encoded by the coding sequence ATGATCCGCTCCGAACTGCTCAAGACCCTCTACCCGATCCTCGAAAAGCACTTCGTGGTGTGCAACATCGGCCTGCCGAGCCAGGAACTGCACCAGCTCGGTGACCGGGACACCTTTTTTTACATGCTTGGCACCATGGGCTTGTCCTCGTCGATCGGTTTCGGTCTGGCGTTGAACCAGCCACAGACGATCATTGCCATCGACGGCGACGGCTCCGTGTTGACCAACCTCGGCACCCTCGCCACCATCGGCAACAACGACGCGGACAACTACGTCCTCTTCATCGTCGACAACGGCAGCTACGGCTCGACCGGTGACCAGCCGACCTATGCCGGCGCCAGGACCTCGCTCGCCGACGTGGCCCGCGCCTGTGGCTGCGAGAACGTGGTCGAGTGCCAGGACACCGAGGGCCCCGCTGCGCTGCAAGCAGCCATCGACAGCCAGAAGAAAACCGTCATCGTGTGCCATTGCGAGTCGGGCAACATCAAGCTGCCGGTGATCGAGACCGACCCGGCCGTGATCCGCCACCGCTTCATGGCCGCACTCAGCGCCGCGAATGCCTGA
- a CDS encoding alpha-hydroxy acid oxidase: MPEAIPGRSPALLKRAASIAHLERLARRRLPSFVWDYLAGGCADDIGVRANTQALDRVTLCPDYLRDCDTVDLGTPLFGKAYRAPFGVAPLGLSGLFWPDASRHQARAAKALGLPFVLSTMSTSSIEDTASVAGDHLWFQLYAPADAHIRDDLLARARAAGVSVLVVTVDVPTPGRRPADIRNGLAVPPRIDLRSLMQTALKPRWALAMARQGLPQFANLQPYLQQGDLKRTAAEIRFALRKPVDLDTLRDLRSRWDGALVVKGVLSVSDARAAVSAGADGLIVSNHGGRQSDAAPAPATVLPAIAESVGAQCTVMVDGGVRSGTDIARYLALGADAVFSGRAAAYGVSALGARGADHALGLLYDECEQILTQLRCRTPADVRRVGVRQDNT; this comes from the coding sequence ATGCCTGAGGCCATCCCCGGTCGCTCGCCCGCTTTGCTTAAGCGGGCGGCGTCCATCGCGCACCTGGAGCGGCTGGCGCGGCGCCGGTTGCCGTCCTTCGTGTGGGACTACCTTGCCGGCGGCTGCGCCGACGACATCGGTGTGCGTGCCAACACCCAGGCGCTGGATCGGGTCACGCTGTGCCCGGACTACCTCCGCGACTGCGACACCGTCGACCTCGGCACCCCGCTGTTCGGCAAGGCCTACCGCGCGCCGTTCGGCGTCGCCCCGCTCGGCCTCAGTGGTCTGTTTTGGCCCGACGCATCACGCCACCAGGCGCGCGCGGCGAAGGCACTGGGCCTGCCGTTCGTGCTCAGTACCATGTCAACCAGTTCGATCGAGGACACGGCGTCGGTCGCGGGCGACCACCTGTGGTTCCAACTGTACGCCCCGGCAGACGCGCACATCCGCGACGACCTGCTCGCCCGGGCGCGCGCAGCGGGCGTCTCGGTGCTGGTCGTGACCGTTGACGTGCCGACGCCCGGACGCCGGCCAGCCGACATCCGAAACGGCCTCGCCGTGCCGCCCCGCATCGACCTGCGCTCGCTGATGCAGACCGCGTTGAAGCCGCGCTGGGCACTCGCGATGGCACGCCAGGGTCTGCCGCAATTCGCCAACCTGCAACCCTACCTGCAACAGGGCGACCTGAAACGCACCGCGGCGGAGATTCGCTTCGCGCTGCGCAAGCCGGTCGACCTTGACACCTTGCGCGACCTGCGCAGCCGGTGGGACGGCGCCCTGGTGGTGAAAGGGGTGTTGAGCGTGTCGGACGCACGCGCCGCCGTGTCGGCGGGTGCCGACGGGTTGATCGTCTCGAACCACGGCGGCCGCCAGAGCGACGCGGCGCCCGCACCGGCAACGGTTCTGCCCGCCATCGCCGAGTCCGTTGGCGCCCAGTGCACGGTGATGGTCGACGGGGGTGTGCGCAGTGGCACCGACATCGCCCGGTACCTTGCCCTCGGCGCCGACGCCGTGTTCAGCGGCCGCGCCGCGGCCTACGGTGTCAGTGCCCTGGGTGCACGCGGGGCCGACCACGCACTCGGCCTGCTGTACGATGAGTGCGAGCAGATACTCACGCAGTTGCGCTGTCGGACGCCTGCGGACGTGCGTCGGGTGGGCGTCAGGCAGGACAACACCTGA
- a CDS encoding sugar phosphate isomerase/epimerase — protein MLAATGYTQVEGYPAILDDAATVRDLLLQSGLRMPSLHWPLDALESSIDACVRLAALFNASQVYAPYLAPADRPVDRAGWQHLGARLERVAEQLGEHGIAFGWHNHDFEFVPLADGAQPMALLLQAAPHIGWQADLAWIARAGGDPAHWLTHWADRITSLHIKDLAPAREHTDEDGWTDVGDGTMPWHTLWPLCRNTQAASFVVEHDRPSDDARFAARSLAALTALAEG, from the coding sequence ATGCTCGCCGCCACCGGCTATACCCAGGTCGAAGGCTACCCTGCCATCCTCGACGACGCCGCCACCGTGCGTGACCTGCTGCTGCAATCCGGACTCCGCATGCCAAGCCTGCACTGGCCACTCGATGCGCTTGAATCCTCGATCGACGCGTGCGTGCGACTGGCGGCGCTGTTCAACGCATCGCAGGTGTACGCCCCCTACCTTGCCCCCGCTGACCGTCCGGTTGACCGCGCGGGTTGGCAGCACCTCGGCGCCCGCCTCGAGCGTGTCGCCGAGCAGCTCGGCGAGCACGGCATCGCGTTTGGCTGGCACAACCACGACTTCGAGTTCGTCCCCCTGGCCGACGGCGCACAGCCGATGGCTCTGCTGCTTCAGGCGGCCCCACACATCGGCTGGCAGGCCGACCTCGCGTGGATAGCACGAGCCGGCGGCGACCCGGCCCACTGGCTCACGCACTGGGCCGACCGCATCACCTCCCTGCACATCAAAGACCTCGCGCCCGCGCGCGAGCACACCGACGAGGACGGCTGGACCGATGTTGGCGACGGCACGATGCCGTGGCACACGCTGTGGCCATTGTGCCGAAACACGCAGGCGGCCAGTTTTGTCGTGGAACACGATCGCCCGTCCGACGACGCCCGGTTTGCCGCGCGTTCACTCGCGGCCCTGACCGCGCTTGCCGAGGGCTGA
- a CDS encoding YbaK/EbsC family protein, whose translation MQTHPLTPFLERTGADYSIIECDPEHADTAAFCAQYGYSLAESANLLVIRGKSGEQRYAACLVLASCRLDVNKVARKKLGSRRVSFASPEQTLELTGMALGGVTPIGLPETLPLWIDAAIMTLERVVLGGGDRRSKIIAAPDLLTALPNAEVVEALGKPISPAPGGTN comes from the coding sequence ATGCAAACCCATCCCTTGACCCCGTTTCTAGAGCGGACAGGCGCTGACTACAGCATCATCGAGTGCGACCCAGAGCACGCTGACACGGCGGCCTTCTGCGCACAGTACGGCTATAGCCTGGCCGAATCGGCAAACCTCCTGGTGATCCGAGGCAAGAGCGGGGAGCAGAGATACGCAGCCTGCCTGGTGCTTGCGAGTTGCCGCCTGGATGTCAACAAGGTCGCTCGAAAGAAACTGGGGTCACGTCGGGTCTCATTTGCAAGCCCGGAGCAAACGCTTGAGCTCACGGGCATGGCGCTGGGTGGCGTTACCCCGATCGGCTTGCCGGAGACCCTGCCACTCTGGATCGACGCCGCCATCATGACACTCGAGCGTGTGGTGCTCGGCGGTGGCGACCGGCGCAGCAAGATCATCGCGGCGCCGGACCTGCTCACCGCCCTGCCGAACGCCGAAGTGGTGGAGGCCCTCGGCAAACCGATTTCGCCCGCGCCAGGTGGCACGAACTGA
- the hisD gene encoding histidinol dehydrogenase → MTVTYLKKATHTATADQNTVNAQVRTMLDTIAEGGDTAALQYAKDLDKYEGDVLLDAAAIKAATEQVPAQLQRDIQYAHGNVARFAEAQRDSLLEFETEVAPGVTAGQRCIPCRAAGCYVPGGRYSHIASAIMTVTTAKVAGVNHITACSPPRPDTGIAPAIIYAAHIAGADTLLAMGGVQGVAAMTYGLFGLPKSDILVGPGNQYVAEAKRILFGQVGIDMFAGPTDSLILADGDADPEIVAVDLVSQAEHGYNSPVWLVTDDRTLAETVMARVPELIADLPELNSGNAEAAWRDYAEVILCDDREEMASVSDDYAPEHLTVQAADLDWWLQRLKCYGSLFLGEETTVSYGDKAAGPNHVLPTSGAAKYTGGLSVHKYMKVVTWQRATREGAMPVAEATARISRLEGMEGHARAADVRLHKYFPDTDFELAP, encoded by the coding sequence GTGACCGTCACCTACCTGAAGAAAGCGACCCACACCGCCACAGCGGATCAGAACACCGTCAACGCCCAGGTGCGCACCATGCTGGACACCATCGCCGAGGGCGGTGATACCGCGGCGCTGCAGTACGCCAAGGACCTGGACAAGTACGAGGGCGATGTCCTGCTCGACGCGGCGGCGATCAAGGCGGCAACCGAACAGGTGCCGGCGCAACTGCAACGCGACATCCAGTACGCCCACGGCAACGTGGCGCGCTTTGCCGAGGCACAGCGCGACTCGCTGCTCGAGTTCGAAACCGAAGTGGCGCCGGGTGTGACCGCAGGCCAACGCTGCATTCCCTGCCGCGCAGCCGGGTGCTATGTGCCCGGCGGCCGCTACAGCCACATCGCCTCGGCGATCATGACCGTGACCACCGCCAAGGTGGCCGGCGTCAACCACATCACCGCGTGCTCACCACCACGGCCGGACACCGGCATCGCACCCGCGATCATCTACGCCGCGCACATCGCCGGCGCCGACACCCTGCTTGCCATGGGCGGCGTGCAGGGCGTGGCGGCGATGACTTACGGGCTGTTCGGCCTACCCAAGTCAGACATCCTGGTCGGACCGGGCAACCAGTATGTGGCCGAAGCCAAGCGCATCCTCTTTGGCCAGGTCGGCATCGACATGTTTGCCGGCCCGACCGACAGCCTGATTCTCGCGGACGGCGACGCCGACCCCGAGATCGTCGCTGTCGACCTCGTGAGCCAGGCGGAGCACGGCTACAACTCGCCGGTCTGGCTGGTCACCGACGACCGCACATTGGCCGAAACCGTCATGGCACGGGTGCCGGAGCTGATCGCCGACCTGCCCGAACTCAACAGCGGCAACGCCGAAGCGGCCTGGCGCGACTACGCCGAGGTGATCCTCTGCGACGACCGCGAGGAAATGGCCTCGGTGTCGGACGACTACGCGCCCGAGCACCTGACCGTCCAGGCTGCCGACCTCGACTGGTGGCTGCAACGCCTCAAGTGCTACGGCTCGCTGTTCCTCGGCGAAGAGACCACCGTCTCCTACGGCGACAAGGCCGCCGGCCCGAACCACGTGTTGCCGACCTCCGGTGCCGCGAAGTACACCGGTGGGTTGTCCGTGCACAAGTACATGAAGGTCGTGACCTGGCAGCGCGCGACGCGCGAGGGGGCCATGCCGGTCGCCGAAGCGACGGCGCGGATTTCGCGCCTCGAGGGTATGGAGGGCCACGCACGCGCCGCCGACGTGCGGCTGCACAAGTACTTCCCGGACACCGACTTCGAGTTGGCACCGTGA
- a CDS encoding Gfo/Idh/MocA family oxidoreductase: protein MRTAPVRVGLVGCGDIARTYLRLAPSFGDIEIVACADLNPEAARARAAEHGLTALSVESLLAQGDIDVVANLTPPRAHFAVAHAAVSAGKHVYCEKPVVSSLQEATALAQAADAHGVRVGAAPDTFLGGAHQRARQLVDNGILGRITSGTAHMMGRGMEHWHPNPAFFFQAGAGPVLDMGPYYVTQLVHLLGPVEQVVALGNRGRSQRTVLSEPRAGEVIPVETPTTVHAVLGFASGAVVTLGTSWDVQHHSHLPMELYGEHGSLTLPDPNFFGGAIVLCTDRHPTGQRLAIEHPLAVENEADAADQPRANYRGVGLADMASAIRQNRPHRCTLALATHVLEVLLAIQTATENGDTVHVSTSCGRPIALSANAATELLRPR from the coding sequence ATGCGCACCGCTCCCGTGCGCGTCGGACTCGTCGGTTGCGGCGACATCGCTCGCACCTACCTCCGTTTGGCTCCGTCGTTCGGCGACATCGAGATCGTGGCCTGTGCCGACCTCAACCCCGAGGCCGCCCGGGCACGCGCGGCCGAACACGGGTTGACAGCGCTCTCTGTCGAGTCGCTGCTGGCCCAGGGCGACATCGACGTGGTTGCCAACCTGACGCCGCCCCGCGCCCATTTCGCTGTCGCGCACGCAGCGGTCTCTGCCGGCAAGCACGTCTACTGCGAAAAGCCGGTCGTGAGCAGCCTGCAGGAGGCCACTGCGCTCGCGCAGGCTGCGGACGCGCACGGCGTCCGCGTCGGCGCCGCGCCCGACACCTTCCTCGGCGGTGCCCACCAGCGCGCCCGGCAGCTTGTCGACAACGGCATCCTCGGGCGCATCACCAGCGGCACTGCCCACATGATGGGCCGAGGCATGGAACACTGGCACCCGAACCCGGCGTTTTTCTTTCAGGCGGGTGCCGGGCCGGTGCTGGACATGGGACCGTACTACGTCACCCAACTCGTGCACCTGCTCGGTCCGGTCGAGCAGGTCGTCGCGCTGGGCAACCGCGGCCGCTCCCAGCGCACGGTGCTGTCCGAACCGCGCGCCGGGGAGGTGATCCCGGTCGAGACGCCAACGACAGTGCACGCGGTCCTCGGCTTCGCCTCCGGCGCCGTGGTCACCCTGGGCACCAGCTGGGACGTGCAACACCACAGCCACCTCCCGATGGAGCTGTACGGCGAGCACGGCAGCCTGACGTTGCCTGACCCGAACTTCTTTGGTGGCGCGATCGTGTTGTGCACCGACCGACACCCGACCGGTCAGCGTCTTGCAATCGAACACCCTCTGGCGGTCGAGAATGAAGCCGATGCCGCCGACCAGCCTCGAGCAAACTACCGAGGCGTCGGTCTGGCTGACATGGCCAGCGCGATACGACAGAATCGTCCACACAGGTGCACCTTGGCGTTGGCCACACACGTGCTGGAAGTGCTACTGGCCATCCAAACCGCCACCGAAAACGGCGATACCGTGCACGTGTCGACAAGCTGCGGGCGGCCTATTGCGCTTTCGGCCAATGCGGCGACTGAACTGCTCCGCCCCCGCTGA
- a CDS encoding LacI family DNA-binding transcriptional regulator → MADSTLPTLEDVARLAAVSTATVSRCLNAPERVAERTRERIESAIETLGYTPNFGARALVMRRTGIVGAVIPTLSSAIFSQAIQAFQQELDRLGFTLILASSDSDRDTEARQIRALIARGVDGLFLVGAERDESVYHFMRQRQTPYVIGWTTEVSPGQCCVGFDNAAAMARLTERALALGHRRFGVISAPLVHNDRARARVAGVRDTLARHGLPETALQVAEVPYEIDAAGQAFDRLLAASPQPSIVMCGNDVQAAGALRRAQARGLSVPGDLSITGFDNLEHAELVEPGITTVAVPHVEMGKRAASALAAQVAGGHVDNRTRLPTDIVDRASLGPAPPH, encoded by the coding sequence ATGGCGGACTCGACTCTCCCCACGCTCGAAGACGTTGCACGGCTTGCCGCGGTGTCGACCGCGACGGTCAGCCGGTGTCTCAACGCGCCCGAACGCGTCGCCGAGCGCACCCGGGAACGGATCGAAAGTGCGATCGAGACCCTGGGTTACACGCCCAACTTCGGTGCGCGCGCGCTGGTGATGCGGCGCACCGGCATCGTCGGCGCGGTGATACCGACCCTGTCCAGCGCGATCTTTTCGCAGGCGATCCAGGCGTTTCAGCAGGAACTCGACCGGCTCGGGTTCACCCTGATTCTCGCGAGTTCGGACAGCGATCGGGACACCGAGGCGCGGCAGATCCGGGCCCTGATCGCACGCGGCGTCGACGGGTTGTTTCTGGTCGGTGCCGAACGCGATGAATCGGTGTACCACTTCATGCGGCAACGTCAGACGCCCTATGTGATCGGCTGGACCACCGAGGTGTCGCCTGGCCAGTGCTGTGTGGGCTTCGACAACGCAGCCGCAATGGCGCGCCTCACCGAGCGCGCGCTCGCGCTCGGCCACCGGCGTTTCGGGGTGATTTCCGCGCCGCTCGTCCACAACGACCGGGCGCGCGCCCGCGTCGCCGGGGTGCGCGACACACTCGCGCGCCACGGGCTGCCTGAAACGGCGTTGCAGGTGGCCGAGGTGCCCTACGAGATCGACGCCGCCGGTCAGGCCTTCGACCGGCTGTTGGCTGCGTCGCCACAGCCGAGCATCGTCATGTGCGGCAATGACGTTCAGGCCGCGGGCGCTTTGCGGCGGGCGCAGGCGCGCGGGCTCTCGGTGCCGGGTGACCTTTCGATCACCGGCTTTGACAACCTCGAGCACGCCGAGCTGGTTGAGCCAGGCATCACAACGGTTGCAGTACCGCACGTGGAAATGGGCAAACGCGCCGCCTCGGCACTCGCCGCCCAGGTCGCCGGCGGGCACGTCGACAACCGGACACGCCTGCCCACCGACATCGTCGACCGCGCATCGCTCGGGCCCGCGCCCCCACACTGA